A region from the Pelobates fuscus isolate aPelFus1 chromosome 3, aPelFus1.pri, whole genome shotgun sequence genome encodes:
- the EDC3 gene encoding enhancer of mRNA-decapping protein 3 isoform X1, which translates to MAADWLGSIVSINCGNTLGVYQGRVSAVDQLNQTISLTQPFHNGVKCLVPEVTFRAGDIVDLKILEIPVDSPRTNHQLPDDPSGSSCVSTSQQNGMSKQKSSTTVGTSQGIPRRADAKGNDPAGTSPQPCSKSHVDKHTDGLGQPKNFRRRHNSSSIQLAVQSLRYLQSTGCKLESEISSTLSGQMEIGRGSSSSRYPNQVTPKKTVPKNGQLKARDDECFGDELEEIPDTDFDFEGNLALFDKAAIFEEIDTREKKGGSAGGGVAKSRGTPNERPPTYRHDENIIESEPIVYRRILVPQPGGKEYCTDSGLVVPSISYSLHKKLLCVAEKHGLSVERRLEMSGVCASQMALTLLGGPNRLNPKNVHQRPTVALLCGPHVKGAQGISCGRHLANHDVDIILFLPNFVKMLEPVTNELNLFCQTQGKQVPNVKDLPDCPVDLVINCLDCHENAFLRDQPWYRAAVDWANGNRAPVLSIDPPVNDQEQGIHAKWSLELGLPLALGEQAGRVYLCDIGIPQKVFREVGISYHSPFGCKFVIPLHSI; encoded by the exons ATGGCTGCTGATTGGCTTGGGAGCATCGTATCCATTAACTGTGGAAACACCTTGGGGGTGTATCAAGGCCGCGTGTCTGCTGTTGATCAACTTAATCAAACCATCTCTCTCACCCAGCCTTTCCACAATGGCGTCAAGTGCTTGGTGCCAGAGGTCACTTTCAG AGCGGGAGACATAGTGGATTTAAAAATTCTGGAGATCCCTGTGGATAGTCCTCGCACAAACCACCAGCTCCCTGACGATCCTTCAGGCTCCAGCTGTGTATCTACCAGTCAACAGAATGGCATGAGCAAGCAGAAATCCTCCACGACAGTGGGCACATCCCAGGGTATCCCACGAAGAGCAGATGCAAAGGGCAATGACCCTGCCGGAACCTCCCCGCAGCCCTGCTCAAAGAGCCATGTGGACAAGCACACTGATGGCCTTGggcaaccgaaaaactttcgccGGAGACACAACTCGT CCAGCATCCAGTTGGCCGTGCAGTCATTACGATACCTGCAGAGCACTGGCTGCAAATTGGAAAGCGAGATTTCAAGTACCCTCTCTGGACAGATGGAGATTGGGAGGG GGTCTTCCAGCAGTCGTTACCCCAATCAGGTCACCCCAAAGAAGACTGTCCCAAAGAATGGGCAGCTAAAGGCTCGAGATGATGAATGCTTTGGAGATGAACTAGAAGAGATTCCAGACACAGACTTTGACTTTGAAGGCAATTTAGCTCTTTTCGACAAGGCAGCCATCTTTGAGGAAATAGACACACGTGAAAAGAAAGGTGGGAGTGCAGGAGGTGGTGTAGCAAAGTCAAGAGGAACTCCAAATGAAAGACCTCCTACTTACAGGCATGACGAGAACATCATAGAGTCGGAACCTATTGTATACAGAAGGATTCTGGTCCCTCAGCCTGGTGGAAAGGAATATTGTACAG ATTCCGGCTTGGTGGTACCCAGCATCTCGTATAGCTTGCACAAGAAACTTCTCTGTGTGGCTGAGAAGCATGGTCTGTCTGTTGAAAGACGGTTAGAAATGTCTGGCGTTTGTGCTAGTCAGATGGCATTAACACTTCTTGGCGGACCCAACAG gctAAACCCTAAGAATGTGCACCAGAGACCTACTGTTGCTCTCCTTTGTGGACCCCatgtaaagggggcacagggcattAGCTGTGGACGTCATTTGGCCAACCACGACGTAGACATCATCCTCTTTCTGCCAAATTTCGTGAAGATGCTGGAACCTGTGACAAACGAGTTAAATCTGTTCTGTCAGACTCAGGGCAAGCAAGTGCCAAATGTCAAAG atcTTCCAGACTGCCCTGTGGATTTAGTCATAAACTGTCTGGACTGCCATGAAAATGCTTTCCTGCGTGACCAGCCGTGGTACCGAGCAGCGGTAGACTGGGCCAATGGCAACCGTGCACCTGTGCTTAGCATTGACCCTCCTGTAAATGATCAAGAGCAAGGTATACATGCCAAGTGGTCACTGGAGCTGGGCCTCCCTCTGGCACTGGGGGAGCAGGCAGGACGTGTGTACCTCTGTGATATTGGCATCCCTCAGAAGGTGTTCAGGGAGGTGGGAATAAGCTACCACTCGCCATTTGGATGCAAGTTTGTGATTCCATTGCATTCCATCTAA
- the EDC3 gene encoding enhancer of mRNA-decapping protein 3 isoform X2, whose translation MAADWLGSIVSINCGNTLGVYQGRVSAVDQLNQTISLTQPFHNGVKCLVPEVTFRAGDIVDLKILEIPVDSPRTNHQLPDDPSGSSCVSTSQQNGMSKQKSSTTVGTSQGIPRRADAKGNDPAGTSPQPCSKSHVDKHTDGLGQPKNFRRRHNSWSSSSRYPNQVTPKKTVPKNGQLKARDDECFGDELEEIPDTDFDFEGNLALFDKAAIFEEIDTREKKGGSAGGGVAKSRGTPNERPPTYRHDENIIESEPIVYRRILVPQPGGKEYCTDSGLVVPSISYSLHKKLLCVAEKHGLSVERRLEMSGVCASQMALTLLGGPNRLNPKNVHQRPTVALLCGPHVKGAQGISCGRHLANHDVDIILFLPNFVKMLEPVTNELNLFCQTQGKQVPNVKDLPDCPVDLVINCLDCHENAFLRDQPWYRAAVDWANGNRAPVLSIDPPVNDQEQGIHAKWSLELGLPLALGEQAGRVYLCDIGIPQKVFREVGISYHSPFGCKFVIPLHSI comes from the exons ATGGCTGCTGATTGGCTTGGGAGCATCGTATCCATTAACTGTGGAAACACCTTGGGGGTGTATCAAGGCCGCGTGTCTGCTGTTGATCAACTTAATCAAACCATCTCTCTCACCCAGCCTTTCCACAATGGCGTCAAGTGCTTGGTGCCAGAGGTCACTTTCAG AGCGGGAGACATAGTGGATTTAAAAATTCTGGAGATCCCTGTGGATAGTCCTCGCACAAACCACCAGCTCCCTGACGATCCTTCAGGCTCCAGCTGTGTATCTACCAGTCAACAGAATGGCATGAGCAAGCAGAAATCCTCCACGACAGTGGGCACATCCCAGGGTATCCCACGAAGAGCAGATGCAAAGGGCAATGACCCTGCCGGAACCTCCCCGCAGCCCTGCTCAAAGAGCCATGTGGACAAGCACACTGATGGCCTTGggcaaccgaaaaactttcgccGGAGACACAACTCGT GGTCTTCCAGCAGTCGTTACCCCAATCAGGTCACCCCAAAGAAGACTGTCCCAAAGAATGGGCAGCTAAAGGCTCGAGATGATGAATGCTTTGGAGATGAACTAGAAGAGATTCCAGACACAGACTTTGACTTTGAAGGCAATTTAGCTCTTTTCGACAAGGCAGCCATCTTTGAGGAAATAGACACACGTGAAAAGAAAGGTGGGAGTGCAGGAGGTGGTGTAGCAAAGTCAAGAGGAACTCCAAATGAAAGACCTCCTACTTACAGGCATGACGAGAACATCATAGAGTCGGAACCTATTGTATACAGAAGGATTCTGGTCCCTCAGCCTGGTGGAAAGGAATATTGTACAG ATTCCGGCTTGGTGGTACCCAGCATCTCGTATAGCTTGCACAAGAAACTTCTCTGTGTGGCTGAGAAGCATGGTCTGTCTGTTGAAAGACGGTTAGAAATGTCTGGCGTTTGTGCTAGTCAGATGGCATTAACACTTCTTGGCGGACCCAACAG gctAAACCCTAAGAATGTGCACCAGAGACCTACTGTTGCTCTCCTTTGTGGACCCCatgtaaagggggcacagggcattAGCTGTGGACGTCATTTGGCCAACCACGACGTAGACATCATCCTCTTTCTGCCAAATTTCGTGAAGATGCTGGAACCTGTGACAAACGAGTTAAATCTGTTCTGTCAGACTCAGGGCAAGCAAGTGCCAAATGTCAAAG atcTTCCAGACTGCCCTGTGGATTTAGTCATAAACTGTCTGGACTGCCATGAAAATGCTTTCCTGCGTGACCAGCCGTGGTACCGAGCAGCGGTAGACTGGGCCAATGGCAACCGTGCACCTGTGCTTAGCATTGACCCTCCTGTAAATGATCAAGAGCAAGGTATACATGCCAAGTGGTCACTGGAGCTGGGCCTCCCTCTGGCACTGGGGGAGCAGGCAGGACGTGTGTACCTCTGTGATATTGGCATCCCTCAGAAGGTGTTCAGGGAGGTGGGAATAAGCTACCACTCGCCATTTGGATGCAAGTTTGTGATTCCATTGCATTCCATCTAA